The Clostridium sporogenes region ACAAAATGGACGATATAAGTGAATTTTTATAACTCCTACCTTTTGTCCTTTACTTATCAAATAATCTACTGTTTCTTCTATAGTGTCACATACAGAACCCATAGCTACTATAACATTCTCTGCATCAAGAGATCCATAATAATCAAAAGGATGATAGGATCTTCCTGTAATTTTCTCTATTTCTCCCATGTAGTTTTCTACAACATTAGGGATTTCTTTGTAAAACTTATTTGATGCTTCTCTTCCCTGAAAATAAATATCTGGATTTTGGGCTGTGCCTTTAAGTGTTGGATGTTCTGGATTTAATGCTCTAGATTTAAATTCTTTTAGAGCCTCATAATCTACTAATTTAGCTACATCATCATAATTAATAGTTTCAATTTTTTGATATTCATGGGAAGTTCTAAAACCGTCAAAAAAGTGTAAAAATGGAACTTTAGATTTAATAGCAGATAGATGTGCTATATTTGCTAAGTCCATTACTTCTTGAACATTTGAAGCTGCTAAAAGTGCTACACCAGTCTGTCTTGTAGCCATTACATCTTGATGATCACCAAAAATTGATAAAGCATGAGTTGTTAGAGCTCTAGCAGATACATGAAATACACCAGGTAATAGTTCACCAGCTATTTTATATAAATTAGGAATCATTAATAACAAACCTTGAGAAGCAGTGTATGTAGTTGTGAGTGCACCAGCAACTAATGAGCCATGAACAGTTCCAGAAGCTCCAGCTTCAGATTGCATTTCAACCACTTTTACAGACTGACCAAATATATTTTTTTTACCATGAGCAGACCACTCGTCTACACCTTCTGCCATAGGGGTGGAAGGTGTAATTGGATAGATAGCTGCAACTTCAGTAAAAGCATAGGATGCCTCAGCGGCTGCTTGGTTTCCATCCATTGTTTTCATAATTTTTGCCATAAAATATTTCTCCCTCCTAAGATTTTAATTTAATAAGACATGTTTATTATTTACTAGTAAAGTATTATAAATACATGTAACATAAATATGGATAGAGAACTAAAAGAAAAGTCATTAAGTCTCCTTTAACTTTATTGTTTAATAGCTTAGAAAATTTTTTATGCTTACCATCTTTTTTATGATACGGTAAAGAGTATCATAAAAAAAGATGGAATATGATGAAATATTAGGGAACCAGCCAATAATGTTAAAAATGTAATTGATTTATGTTATAATCTCATTGCAAAGTATGCGCTAGTAATAAGTAATATAATTTCAAATAATATATAGTTTATTTATACAGAAATGAATGATTTTTACATAGGAGGATTAAAACTTATATGAAAACTTATACTTTCGAAGCAGAGATAAAAAAAATTGAAGGAAAAGATGCTACATATATAGAGATACCTTTCGATGTTGAAAGGGAGTTTGCAGCAAAAAGAGTTAAGGTATTAGTAAAATTTGAAAATGAACAATATAGAGGTTCAATTGTAAATATGGGATTATCTTGTTATATAATTTGAGTTACTAAAGACATAAGAAATAAGATTGATAAAACTTATGGAGATATTATAAAAGTTGAACTACAAAAGGATGAGGAAGAACGTATAATTATTGTACCAGAAGAATTTAAAGTTAAGCTTTCTAATAATAAGGTAGCAAATGATTTTTATGAATCTTTATCATATTCTCAAAGACGTAAATATATTCAATGGCTAACATCAGCTAAAAAAGAAGAAACTAAAGTAAAAAGAATGGAAGAAGCTATAGTTAGATTAGAGAATAAAATTAAAATATAATTTTTATTTATAACCCAATGTAGGTGATAATATTATTACTTACATTGGGTTATATTAAATCCTACATAAATTTAATATTAAATATTTAATTATTATTATATATTGTCATTATAAAGAGATAAAATATAAATTCATAGATTAAGTTATTAAAGAGTTAGGAGCTAAAGAAAAATATATGGGGAATAATAAATTTTTAGAAGTATAAACTAAAAAAGAGTTTAGTTATTATACAAGTTTATATCTGAAAAATAATAGAAACTATGATTTTATTTCATGTAAGAAATATATATAAAATAAGAGAAGAAAAGGAGATACAATGAAAGAAAGAAAAGTAATAATAGAAACAGGCTTCAATTTAGAAAATAGCTATGCTAGCCTTCCAGAAATATTTTTTACTAGACAAAGCCCAAGTCGTGTACCCTCACCAAAATTAGCTGTATTGAATTATCCGTTAATAGCCTCATTGGGACTAAATGCCCCAGCACTACAAAGTGCTGATGGAATAGATATACTTGCAGGGAATAAGACGTCAGAAGGGTCTATACCCATTGCTCAAGCATATGCAGGACATCAATTCGGTCATTTTACCATGTTAGGTGATGGGAGAGCTCTACTGATAGGGGAACACATTACTCCACTAGGTGAGCGATTTGATATTCAGCTTAAGGGTTCAGGTAAAACTCCATATTCACGAGGAGGCGATGGGAAAGCAGTATTAGGTCCAATGCTAAGAGAATACATTATAAGTGAGGCAATGAATGCATTGGGCATTCCTACCACCCGTAGTTTAGCTGTGGTTACAACAGGAGAGTCAATAATGCGGGAAAATGAGTTACCTGGTGCAATACTAACTCGTGTAGCTGCCAGTCATATACGTGTTGGTACATTTGAATATGTTTCAAGATGGGGGACAGTTGAAGAACTTAGATCCCTAGCTGATTATACTTTACAAAGACATTTTAAAGGAGAAGATGATAAAGAGAATCCTTATCTTTTCTTACTTCAAGAGGTAATCAAGAAACAGGCTGAGCTTATTGCAAAATGGCAACTGGTTGGTTTTATTCATGGGGTAATGAATACTGATAATATGGCGATTAGTGGAGAAACAATTGATTATGGTCCTTGTGCGTTCATGGATGCCTATGACCCTGAAACTGTATTTAGTTCTATTGATCTTTATGGTAGATATGCTTATGGTAATCAACCTAGTATTGCTGCATGGAATCTTGCAAGGCTTGCTGAAACTCTGTTACCATTATTGCATATTAATGAAAATGAGGCTATCAAGATAGCAGAAAATGCAATTTCAGATTTTACTAAGTTATATAAGGGTAATTGGCTTTCTGGAATGAGGGCAAAACTTGGGATATTTAATGAAGAGCTTGAGGATGAACAGCTAATTGAAGGTCTTTTAAGTACGATGCAGAAGTATGATGCAGATTATACCAATACCTTCCGTGCATTAACTTTTGACAATATAGAGAATACGATATTGTTTGGTAAAATTGAATTTGATAAGTGGTATAAGCTATGGCAGGAGAGACTAACAAGACAAGAAGAATCAAAACTTTCTTCAAAGCAGCTTATGAAAAGTAGTAATCCATCAGTAATCCCGCGTAATCACAGGGTAGAAGAAGCACTAGAGGCTGCGGTGAAAGAAGGAGACTATAGTGTGATGGAGAAACTTTTAGATGCTCTCTCAAAACCATATGCTTACTCTAAAGAACAGGATTATTACTCTAAATTGCCTGAACCATCAACTTGTCCGTATCAAACCTATTGTGGGACCTAATAAAAAGGGAGCTAGTAAAATATATTAAGTTTTACTAGCTCCTTTTGTATAAGAATATAATAGAACCCTGAACTTGAAAATATATTAATTATATTGTATATGGGAAAGTTCAAACTTTTGATGAACTGTATTTGTGGACAACCGAAATAAATAAAAATAATAACATATTAACTAATATTATTTGCATTAGATTTTAAAAGAATAGCTGAACTTGTGTGGGTTGTTTTTATTTATAATAAATTTAATATTTTTTAATTCGTGTAAGATTATTCTTATGATTATTGTAAAAATTAAATATTACAATAATTACATTGATAATGCGATGACATAAAAAAATGCTATTTAGAATACTATTAAATAGTGAATACTGATTTTAGCCTTTTATAGATTATAAATGCTGAAATAGAAAGACATATATATTTTTAGTATAAAAGGTTTAACTTTATATATTATATAACAATAAGCTTGATATTAACAATATTGTTGATGGTAAGACTAACTTAAGGGGTTGAACTATTTGGAGATAAATGAATTTATGCAGCCTAACAATCCAACCTATGAGGAAAGAGATAATATGCTAAAGTCAGCGTTAGAAGAAGTAGGGAGAATAGAGGATTACGATAATATAAAAGAATTACTTGCGCCTAAAGAGAATATTACAAATATTATTCCTCCAGGTAAAGGTAAGGGAATTAAGATTGGAATAATAGGTGGAGGTGTTGCAGGATTATCTTCTGCCTTTGAGCTTAGAAAACTTGGTTTTGATATAATGATTTTTGAAAAGCAAAAAGAACGTATTGGGGGAAGGATATATACCTACTATTTTGATAGAGATAAAAAAATGTATGGTGAACTGGGGGCTATGCGTATACCTGTAAGTCATGGAACAACTTGGCATTATATAGATATTTTTGAGTTAGAAACTAGACCCTTTGTTCAAGAAAATGAAAATGGAATTATATATATTAGAAATAAACGTGCAAGGAACGATCCAGATGGTAGAAGTGTAATGAAGAAGATATATCCAGAATTTAATTTGTCTACTTTTGAAAAAAATATATCATGGCAAGAAATTTTGAGTTATGCATTAGGAAGTGAATTGTATAATCTTGATAGTAGTACAAGAAAAGAATTATTACAGATAAAAAAAGAGTATTCGCCAAAGATAAAAGAACTAGGAGCTATAAGTACAAGAAGAATTATGGCAGGTAAAGGTTTAAGTGAAGGAGCTATAGAATTATTATCTTATCTAGCTCCAATTGTAGGTTATTTTTACTATGGTAGTTATATTGAAAACTTGCAAGATGAATATATTGTAAATGATTATTATAGGTATTATATAAAGGGAGGGCTATCTAATTTACCTATATCCTTTTATAATTCATTAATGTCTAAAAATCCTAAAGAGTATATAAGTATATCAAATTCTAATTTAGGAAAAGTAAAATGGATGAATGGACGAACAGTAACTGGGATTTATAAGATTGATGAAAAAAATAAAGTTAGAATTAAATATAGAGAAGGAAGATCTTTAGAAACATATTGTGAAGATTTTGATTATATAATTTGTGCAATACCATTTTCAAGCCTTCGAAGTGTAGAAATATATCCTATGTTTACCCCAGAAAAAATGCAAGCAATTAAAGAATTAGGTTATGAATCAGCTCAAAAAACATTATTTCTATGTAATAATAGTTTTTGGGAAGAAGGAAATAAAAATGAGAGAATAATAGGTGGCAGTTCTAGGACAGATTTAATAATATCAAGTATATGGTATCCTAATAATTGCATTAAACAAAATATAAGCATTAATAAAAATAAAAAGAAGCACAAAAAACATAAAAATTATAAATCATGGAGCAATCCAGGGGTTCTTTTAGCATCCTATAATTTAAATCTTGATTCCATACGCTTAGGTAATATAGATGAAAAGATAAGAGTAGAATTAATAAAGAGACAGGTTGAAAAAGTGCATGGTTTGCCCAAAGGATATCTTGATTCAATAGTAGAATCTTATAAAACAATAGAATGGGATCATGAACAAGGTTTTTATGGAGGAATTACTCATTATAGGGAAGAACAACAAAATCTTTTTGCATATGCATCAGAACAGCCAGAGTATGATGAAAGAGTATATTTTGCCGGTGAGCATATATCACAAACCCATGCATGGATTCAAGGGGCTTTAAGTACTGGTATGAAGGCAGCTAATAGAATAGCAGAACACTATAAATATAGTTTAAATAAATTATTATAAGCAAGATATAAATAAGCTAAAGGAGCTATACTCTATTAGCTTATTATTTTTTTATTTGTAATATATTTCTAAACTCATGGGGGCTTATTCCACTCCATAATTTAAATTGACGACTGAAATGCGAAACATTCCTATAGCCTATACGTTCACTTATTTCTGATAGACTAATGTTAGGTTGACCTAAAAGTATTTTAGATTCATTAAATTTTAGCTGATTAAGATAGGTTTTAGGTGAAATATTATAAACAGATTTAAAGTTAACTAATAAATACCCGGTGCTTATATTTAGTTGATTAGCTATATACTTAATTGTTAGTGTTTTTAATTTATCTTCAGATGGATTAAGACAAAATTCACGGAAGTTTTGTTTGATTTTTTCAGATATACAACGAGCATAATAAAGTCTACTATCATTACTTTTAACTTCTAATATTTTTTTTGTTTCACAATATTTAATGAGTTCCATGATTAATTCAATTAGTATAATTTCAGACTGTAATTTAATAAGCATAGGTGAAGTATCGGCATTCAATAAGTCAATCCATTTAACTAAAATATCCTTTAAACATGAATGTATTATATTTTTCTCTGTAAATATAAAATCACAATAACATATAAAATCATGATGAATCTGTGGTTCATCGATATCAAAATGAGCACAGAAATATGTCATACCGTCTTTGGAAATACAGGTATTTGTATGTCTATATCCTGGTGGTATTAAGAGAATTTCATTTTTATTGATTATATATTCATGTTTATTAGCTTCTGTTAGCTGTTTACCATCTAAAACTATTAAAATTTCAAATGCATTATGATACTCCTCTAAAGCTGACCAACCTTTTTCAACATTATGCTTATGTCCGCCAAAAAACCTAATATTTGAATCCACAGAGGGTAATTTTTTTACTTTATCTAGCCAGTTCTTGTCCATAATTCTCACTCCAATACATTTAAAAATGGTATAAATCCATTGATTTATGATATAGATTTTATCATAAGTTGATTATAAAATTAAAGTGCAATAAAGATAACGCTTACTGTTAACGTTAATATAGTATTTTAAAAATAAATTTAGTGTATATCTTTGTGCAGAATCAAATGATTTATAGATCAAAGGAGGGAGAATATAGGTGAACACAGTAAATTATAAAGTTAATAATGATCCAAATAAAGAAATGATTAATTTTTCTGAGAAACTTGGATATGGATTAGGAGATTTTGCATGTAATTTGGTTTGGAATTCTCTTAGTATGTTTATATTATACTTCTATACTGACGTTATGGGAATGAGAGCAGCGATAATAAGTACACTTATGTTAGTTGTTCGTATAATTGCAGGGTTTATGGATATTGCTTCAGGAATTGTAGTTGATAAAACAAAAACAAAGTATGGTAAGGCTAGACCATGGATTTTATGGATGGCAATTCCTTTTGGAATAAGTA contains the following coding sequences:
- a CDS encoding DUF1905 domain-containing protein, whose product is MKTYTFEAEIKKIEGKDATYIEIPFDVEREFAAKRVKVLVKFENEQYRGSIVNMGLSCYII
- a CDS encoding YdeI/OmpD-associated family protein, yielding MVPEEFKVKLSNNKVANDFYESLSYSQRRKYIQWLTSAKKEETKVKRMEEAIVRLENKIKI
- a CDS encoding protein adenylyltransferase SelO, yielding MKERKVIIETGFNLENSYASLPEIFFTRQSPSRVPSPKLAVLNYPLIASLGLNAPALQSADGIDILAGNKTSEGSIPIAQAYAGHQFGHFTMLGDGRALLIGEHITPLGERFDIQLKGSGKTPYSRGGDGKAVLGPMLREYIISEAMNALGIPTTRSLAVVTTGESIMRENELPGAILTRVAASHIRVGTFEYVSRWGTVEELRSLADYTLQRHFKGEDDKENPYLFLLQEVIKKQAELIAKWQLVGFIHGVMNTDNMAISGETIDYGPCAFMDAYDPETVFSSIDLYGRYAYGNQPSIAAWNLARLAETLLPLLHINENEAIKIAENAISDFTKLYKGNWLSGMRAKLGIFNEELEDEQLIEGLLSTMQKYDADYTNTFRALTFDNIENTILFGKIEFDKWYKLWQERLTRQEESKLSSKQLMKSSNPSVIPRNHRVEEALEAAVKEGDYSVMEKLLDALSKPYAYSKEQDYYSKLPEPSTCPYQTYCGT
- a CDS encoding flavin monoamine oxidase family protein, producing the protein MEINEFMQPNNPTYEERDNMLKSALEEVGRIEDYDNIKELLAPKENITNIIPPGKGKGIKIGIIGGGVAGLSSAFELRKLGFDIMIFEKQKERIGGRIYTYYFDRDKKMYGELGAMRIPVSHGTTWHYIDIFELETRPFVQENENGIIYIRNKRARNDPDGRSVMKKIYPEFNLSTFEKNISWQEILSYALGSELYNLDSSTRKELLQIKKEYSPKIKELGAISTRRIMAGKGLSEGAIELLSYLAPIVGYFYYGSYIENLQDEYIVNDYYRYYIKGGLSNLPISFYNSLMSKNPKEYISISNSNLGKVKWMNGRTVTGIYKIDEKNKVRIKYREGRSLETYCEDFDYIICAIPFSSLRSVEIYPMFTPEKMQAIKELGYESAQKTLFLCNNSFWEEGNKNERIIGGSSRTDLIISSIWYPNNCIKQNISINKNKKKHKKHKNYKSWSNPGVLLASYNLNLDSIRLGNIDEKIRVELIKRQVEKVHGLPKGYLDSIVESYKTIEWDHEQGFYGGITHYREEQQNLFAYASEQPEYDERVYFAGEHISQTHAWIQGALSTGMKAANRIAEHYKYSLNKLL
- a CDS encoding helix-turn-helix domain-containing protein; the encoded protein is MDKNWLDKVKKLPSVDSNIRFFGGHKHNVEKGWSALEEYHNAFEILIVLDGKQLTEANKHEYIINKNEILLIPPGYRHTNTCISKDGMTYFCAHFDIDEPQIHHDFICYCDFIFTEKNIIHSCLKDILVKWIDLLNADTSPMLIKLQSEIILIELIMELIKYCETKKILEVKSNDSRLYYARCISEKIKQNFREFCLNPSEDKLKTLTIKYIANQLNISTGYLLVNFKSVYNISPKTYLNQLKFNESKILLGQPNISLSEISERIGYRNVSHFSRQFKLWSGISPHEFRNILQIKK